The proteins below are encoded in one region of Micromonospora sp. DSM 45708:
- a CDS encoding DUF397 domain-containing protein produces the protein MDLSNARWRKSSRSNAAGGACVEVADARPGGVAVRDSKDPAGPVLAFAPDAWRAFVDRLAAR, from the coding sequence ATGGACCTGAGCAACGCCCGGTGGCGCAAGAGCAGCCGCAGCAACGCCGCAGGCGGAGCCTGCGTGGAGGTGGCGGACGCCCGGCCCGGCGGGGTCGCGGTGCGTGACTCCAAGGACCCGGCCGGCCCGGTGCTGGCCTTCGCGCCCGACGCCTGGCGCGCGTTCGTCGACCGGCTCGCCGCCCGCTGA
- a CDS encoding Gfo/Idh/MocA family protein codes for MVGYAFMGAAHSQAWRTVNRVFDLPARVRMALVCGRDEPKVAEAADRLGWDGYTTDWRRLVESDEIDVVDICTPGDSHREIALAALAAGKHVLCEKPLANTVAEAREMTAAAARARASGVRAMCGFNYRRVPAVALMRQLVADGRLGEIRHVRAVYLQDWIVDPQFPLVWRLQKDRAGSGALGDIGAHIIDLTQYVTGQLVTGVSALTETFVKQRPLPAGSSGLAAQADGNGRGTGAVTVDDAAVFVARLDGGALATYEATRFATGRKNALRVEINGSRGSVVFDLERLNELEFLDATRPTAEQGFSRILVTEPEHPYLDAWWPPGHIIGYEHSFTHQMRDFVEAVATGADPTPSFADALQVQLVLDAVERSAEAAAWVEVKDGAPLNASGREGGPA; via the coding sequence ATGGTCGGCTACGCGTTCATGGGCGCCGCGCACTCGCAGGCGTGGCGCACCGTGAACCGCGTGTTCGACCTGCCGGCGCGGGTGCGGATGGCGCTCGTCTGCGGCCGGGACGAACCGAAGGTGGCCGAGGCCGCCGACCGGCTCGGCTGGGACGGGTACACCACCGACTGGCGGCGACTCGTCGAGTCCGACGAGATCGACGTGGTGGACATCTGCACACCAGGGGACAGCCACCGCGAGATCGCCCTCGCCGCGTTGGCCGCGGGCAAGCACGTGCTGTGCGAGAAGCCGCTGGCCAACACCGTCGCCGAGGCCCGGGAGATGACCGCCGCGGCGGCCCGGGCCCGGGCGTCCGGGGTACGCGCGATGTGCGGCTTCAACTACCGGCGGGTGCCCGCGGTCGCCCTGATGCGGCAGCTCGTCGCCGACGGGCGGCTCGGCGAGATCCGGCACGTCCGGGCGGTCTACCTCCAGGACTGGATCGTCGACCCGCAGTTCCCGCTGGTGTGGCGGTTGCAGAAGGACCGAGCGGGCTCCGGCGCGCTGGGCGACATCGGCGCGCACATCATCGACCTGACCCAGTACGTCACCGGGCAGCTCGTCACCGGGGTCAGCGCGCTCACCGAGACGTTCGTCAAGCAGCGGCCGTTGCCGGCCGGGTCGAGCGGCCTGGCCGCGCAGGCCGACGGCAACGGCCGGGGCACCGGCGCGGTCACCGTGGACGACGCGGCGGTCTTCGTGGCCCGGCTGGACGGCGGCGCGCTCGCCACGTACGAGGCCACCCGGTTCGCCACCGGCCGCAAGAACGCGCTGCGGGTCGAGATCAACGGCTCGCGCGGCAGCGTCGTGTTCGACCTGGAACGCCTCAACGAACTGGAGTTCCTGGATGCCACCCGGCCCACCGCCGAGCAGGGCTTCAGCCGGATCCTGGTGACCGAGCCGGAGCACCCGTACCTGGACGCGTGGTGGCCGCCCGGCCACATCATCGGCTACGAGCACTCCTTCACGCACCAGATGCGCGACTTCGTCGAGGCGGTCGCCACCGGCGCCGACCCGACGCCGTCGTTCGCCGACGCGTTGCAGGTGCAGCTCGTGCTGGACGCGGTCGAGCGTTCGGCCGAAGCCGCCGCCTGGGTCGAGGTGAAGGACGGGGCCCCGCTCAACGCCTCCGGTAGAGAAGGGGGCCCCGCCTAA
- a CDS encoding sugar ABC transporter ATP-binding protein, with translation MTGKEPLVEAPADAVAGEVVLRLTDVVKTFPGVRALDGVQLEVRAGEVHCLLGQNGAGKSTLIKVLAGVHRPDSGEVVWRGEPAAFANPQAAMRAGIATIYQELDLVDDLSVAENAFLGHEPRRLGFVRRGHMARRTRQILARLGHAEIPPGRLVRHLPAAGKQIVSMARALSHEARLIIMDEPSAVLAHDEVGNLFRIIRELTAQGIAVIYISHRMEEIREIGDRVTVLKDGRTTAASLPARDTPTRDLVARMTGRTIEYVFPQRPADDGTGAELLRVDGLTRHGEFADVSLGVRAGEIVGIAGLVGSGRSELLETIFGARRAQAGTVRLAGRTLRPGSVGAAVRAGMGMAPEERKSQALLLGEPIYRNITLATFGRYARLGFTDAGRERAEADRIAAALELRPADVRRPVRTLSGGNQQKVVVGRWLLGDTRLLLLDEPTRGVDVGARAELYQVIRDLAARGVGVLLVSSEVPEVLGLADRVLVMREGRVVREAPAGELDENTVLDLVMAGSLMEGAPA, from the coding sequence ATGACCGGGAAGGAACCGCTGGTCGAGGCGCCCGCCGACGCCGTCGCGGGCGAGGTGGTGCTGCGTCTCACCGACGTGGTGAAGACGTTCCCCGGCGTACGCGCGCTGGACGGCGTGCAGTTGGAGGTGCGGGCCGGCGAGGTGCACTGCCTGCTGGGGCAAAACGGCGCCGGCAAGTCCACCCTGATCAAGGTGCTCGCCGGCGTGCACCGGCCGGATTCCGGCGAGGTGGTGTGGCGCGGCGAGCCGGCCGCGTTCGCCAACCCGCAGGCCGCCATGCGCGCCGGCATCGCCACCATCTACCAGGAACTCGACCTGGTCGACGACCTGTCGGTGGCGGAGAACGCGTTCCTCGGCCACGAGCCGCGCCGGCTCGGCTTCGTCCGGCGCGGGCACATGGCCCGGCGTACCCGGCAGATCCTGGCCCGGCTGGGTCACGCGGAGATCCCGCCCGGCCGGCTGGTCCGGCACCTGCCGGCGGCCGGCAAGCAGATCGTCAGCATGGCCCGGGCGCTGTCCCACGAGGCCCGACTGATCATCATGGACGAGCCGAGCGCGGTGCTGGCCCACGACGAGGTGGGCAACCTGTTCCGGATCATCCGGGAACTCACCGCGCAGGGCATCGCGGTCATCTACATCTCGCACCGGATGGAGGAGATCCGCGAGATCGGCGACCGGGTCACCGTACTCAAGGACGGCCGGACCACGGCGGCGAGCCTGCCGGCGCGTGACACCCCGACCCGCGACCTGGTCGCCCGGATGACCGGGCGGACCATCGAGTACGTCTTTCCGCAGCGCCCGGCCGACGACGGCACCGGCGCGGAGCTGCTCCGGGTGGACGGGCTGACCCGGCACGGCGAGTTCGCCGACGTCTCGCTCGGCGTGCGGGCCGGGGAGATCGTCGGGATCGCCGGGCTGGTCGGCTCCGGCCGGTCGGAGCTGCTGGAGACCATCTTCGGGGCCCGCCGGGCGCAGGCCGGGACGGTCCGGCTGGCCGGCCGGACGCTGCGTCCCGGCAGCGTGGGCGCGGCGGTCCGGGCCGGCATGGGCATGGCGCCCGAGGAGCGCAAGAGTCAGGCTTTGCTGCTCGGCGAACCGATCTACCGCAACATCACGCTCGCCACGTTCGGCCGGTACGCCCGCCTGGGCTTCACCGACGCCGGTCGGGAACGGGCCGAGGCGGACCGGATCGCCGCCGCGCTGGAGCTGCGCCCGGCGGACGTACGCCGGCCGGTGCGCACACTCTCCGGCGGCAACCAGCAGAAGGTGGTGGTCGGCCGCTGGTTGCTCGGCGACACCCGGCTGCTGCTGCTCGACGAGCCGACCCGGGGCGTGGACGTGGGCGCCCGCGCCGAGCTGTACCAGGTGATCCGGGACCTGGCCGCCCGGGGCGTCGGGGTGCTGCTGGTCTCCAGCGAGGTGCCCGAGGTGCTGGGCCTGGCCGACCGGGTGCTGGTCATGCGGGAGGGCCGGGTGGTCCGGGAGGCCCCGGCCGGCGAACTCGACGAGAACACCGTGCTCGACCTCGTGATGGCGGGGTCCCTCATGGAAGGCGCACCGGCATGA
- a CDS encoding YihY/virulence factor BrkB family protein, whose translation MASDESPAREGRERTGPVGPDDGPDSPTELPGPGWVATLKRTVREFQDDSLTDWAAALTYYGVLSIFPGMLVLISVLGLLGERATNGVRDTVGQAVPEENIRKIIESAIDQAGQSGGLASVAAVIGLVTAFWSASGYVAAFMRASNSIYDVPEGRPIWKTLPIRLGVTAVIGVMLLVSAVIVVFTGGLAEQAGNAIGLGSTAVTVWNIAKWPVLLLLVSLMFAILYWASPNAKHGGFRWVSPGGVLAVVLWLVVSGLFALYVSNFGSYNKTYGAVAGVIIFLVWLWLSNVAILLGAEFDAELERSRAIAAGHPADEEPYVELRDDRKLRKKRNAPTPR comes from the coding sequence ATGGCCAGCGACGAGTCTCCTGCCCGCGAGGGGCGCGAGCGCACCGGGCCGGTGGGGCCGGACGACGGTCCGGACAGCCCGACCGAGCTGCCGGGTCCGGGCTGGGTGGCGACGCTCAAGCGGACCGTCCGGGAGTTCCAGGACGACAGCCTGACCGACTGGGCCGCCGCGCTCACCTACTACGGCGTGCTCTCGATCTTTCCCGGCATGCTGGTGCTCATCTCCGTGCTCGGTCTGCTCGGCGAGCGGGCCACCAACGGAGTCCGGGACACGGTCGGCCAGGCGGTGCCGGAGGAGAACATCCGGAAGATCATCGAGAGCGCGATCGACCAGGCCGGCCAGTCCGGCGGGCTGGCCAGCGTGGCGGCGGTGATCGGTCTGGTCACCGCGTTCTGGTCGGCGTCCGGCTACGTCGCCGCCTTCATGCGCGCCTCGAACAGCATCTACGACGTGCCCGAGGGCCGGCCGATCTGGAAGACGCTGCCGATCCGGCTCGGGGTGACCGCGGTGATCGGCGTGATGCTGCTGGTCAGCGCCGTGATCGTGGTGTTCACCGGTGGGCTGGCGGAGCAGGCCGGCAACGCGATCGGGCTCGGCTCGACGGCGGTCACGGTGTGGAACATCGCCAAGTGGCCGGTGCTGTTGCTGCTGGTCAGCCTGATGTTCGCGATCCTCTACTGGGCGTCGCCGAACGCCAAGCACGGCGGCTTCCGCTGGGTCAGCCCCGGCGGGGTGCTCGCCGTGGTGCTCTGGCTGGTGGTGTCCGGCCTGTTCGCGCTCTACGTGAGCAACTTCGGCTCGTACAACAAGACGTACGGCGCGGTGGCCGGTGTGATCATCTTCCTGGTCTGGCTTTGGCTGAGCAACGTGGCCATCCTGCTCGGCGCGGAGTTCGACGCCGAGTTGGAGCGCAGTCGTGCCATCGCCGCCGGGCACCCGGCCGACGAGGAGCCCTACGTCGAGCTGCGCGACGACCGCAAGCTGCGGAAGAAGCGCAACGCGCCCACACCGCGCTGA
- a CDS encoding ROK family protein — translation MRTVDPLHVRLLRLLRDQGAISRAELGDRLQMPRPRLLAELERLVSLGYVAEAGLAASRGGRRSTLVELSPRLRFASVDLGASSIDVEVVNGRLEPVTAYTEPADIRSGPKVTLQRVNDLLHKAKVDGAYERLDAIGIGVPGPVSFRDGVPVSPPIMPGWDRFPVRELLTREHGCPAVVDNDVNIMAIGERHGGVAHSVDDFLFIKIGTGIGCGIYLHGEVYRGTDGCAGDIGHIQVDPNGPMCSCGNLGCLEAVFSGAALAREATAAARAEVSPALVERLAARGAVTALDVAQGAIEGDVTCIQLIRDGGRRVGSVLAGLVSFTNPSMIVIGGGLAQLGHILLAEIRSVVYRRSLPLATGNLPVVLSELGPRAGVAGAAVLASDVAFGEAA, via the coding sequence GTGCGGACGGTCGATCCCCTGCACGTCCGGCTCCTGCGGTTGCTCCGGGACCAGGGCGCGATCTCCCGCGCCGAGCTCGGTGACCGCCTCCAGATGCCCCGCCCCCGGCTGCTCGCCGAGCTGGAACGACTGGTCTCCCTCGGCTACGTGGCCGAGGCCGGGTTGGCCGCCTCCCGGGGCGGGCGCCGCTCCACCCTGGTCGAGCTGAGCCCGCGCCTGCGCTTCGCCTCGGTCGACCTGGGCGCCAGCTCGATCGACGTCGAGGTGGTCAACGGCCGGCTGGAGCCGGTCACCGCGTACACCGAGCCGGCCGACATCCGCTCCGGCCCCAAGGTGACCCTGCAACGGGTCAACGACCTGCTGCACAAGGCCAAGGTGGACGGCGCGTACGAGCGGCTCGACGCGATCGGCATCGGCGTCCCCGGCCCGGTGAGCTTCCGCGACGGGGTGCCCGTCTCCCCGCCGATCATGCCGGGCTGGGACCGCTTCCCGGTCCGCGAGCTGCTGACCCGCGAGCACGGCTGCCCGGCCGTGGTCGACAACGACGTCAACATCATGGCGATCGGCGAGCGGCACGGCGGCGTCGCCCACTCGGTCGACGACTTCCTCTTCATCAAGATCGGCACGGGCATCGGCTGCGGCATCTACCTGCACGGCGAGGTCTACCGGGGCACCGACGGCTGCGCCGGCGACATCGGCCACATCCAGGTCGACCCGAACGGCCCGATGTGCTCCTGCGGCAACCTCGGCTGCCTGGAGGCGGTGTTCAGCGGCGCGGCGCTGGCCCGGGAGGCGACCGCCGCGGCCCGCGCCGAGGTGTCACCGGCCCTGGTCGAGCGGCTCGCCGCCCGGGGCGCGGTGACCGCGCTCGACGTGGCGCAGGGCGCGATCGAGGGCGACGTCACCTGCATCCAGCTCATCCGCGACGGCGGCCGGCGGGTCGGCAGCGTGCTGGCCGGGCTGGTCAGCTTCACCAACCCGTCGATGATCGTGATCGGTGGCGGGCTCGCCCAGCTCGGCCACATCCTGCTCGCCGAGATCCGCAGCGTGGTCTACCGCCGCTCGCTGCCGCTGGCCACCGGCAACCTGCCGGTCGTCCTCTCCGAGCTGGGCCCACGCGCCGGCGTCGCCGGCGCGGCCGTGCTCGCCAGCGACGTCGCGTTCGGGGAAGCCGCATGA
- a CDS encoding substrate-binding domain-containing protein: protein MTSDLSRRRLLFGGAAVSAGVLLAGCTSNEQSPTEAQTKAAATGGAAEPGKKVTIGFSAPAADHGWIAAITNNAKAQAGAYSDVELKSVEAGADAAAQRAALSTLISQKPDVIVLLPHDGKELNAFGLEAMKAGIPVVNLDRAFPDPKAYRLQIKGDNYGMGVAAATYIAEQLKAKGVSNPVIGEIPGIESLELTQERSKGFADTLASYGLKVANRRPAEFTVDSGQQAATGLFQALPKIDAVWNHDDDQGIGVLAAVTQANRKEFFMVGGAGSKKAMEDIAADNTVLKATVTYSPSMASSAISLARLIGQGKGMSDLVELQVPKEIVLSSETITKENSGAYLKLGF from the coding sequence ATGACAAGTGACCTGTCACGCCGCCGGTTGCTCTTCGGCGGGGCCGCAGTCTCCGCCGGGGTGCTGCTCGCCGGCTGCACGAGCAACGAGCAGTCCCCGACCGAGGCGCAGACCAAGGCCGCCGCGACCGGCGGCGCCGCCGAGCCGGGCAAGAAGGTGACCATCGGCTTCTCCGCCCCGGCCGCCGACCACGGCTGGATCGCCGCCATCACCAACAACGCCAAGGCGCAGGCCGGGGCGTACTCCGACGTGGAGCTGAAGTCGGTGGAGGCCGGCGCGGACGCGGCGGCCCAGCGGGCGGCGCTGTCCACGCTGATCTCGCAGAAGCCGGACGTCATCGTGCTGCTGCCGCACGACGGCAAGGAGCTGAACGCCTTCGGCCTGGAGGCGATGAAGGCCGGCATCCCGGTGGTCAACCTGGACCGGGCGTTCCCCGACCCCAAGGCCTACCGGCTCCAGATCAAGGGCGACAACTACGGCATGGGGGTGGCCGCCGCCACCTACATCGCCGAGCAGCTCAAGGCGAAGGGCGTCAGCAACCCGGTGATCGGCGAGATCCCCGGCATCGAGTCGCTGGAGCTGACCCAGGAACGGTCCAAGGGCTTCGCCGACACGCTCGCCTCGTACGGGCTGAAGGTGGCCAACCGCCGGCCGGCCGAGTTCACCGTGGACTCCGGCCAGCAGGCCGCCACCGGGCTGTTCCAGGCGCTGCCGAAGATCGACGCGGTCTGGAACCACGACGACGACCAGGGCATCGGCGTGCTGGCCGCGGTCACCCAGGCCAACCGCAAGGAGTTCTTCATGGTCGGCGGCGCCGGCTCGAAGAAGGCCATGGAGGACATCGCCGCCGACAACACGGTGCTGAAGGCCACCGTCACCTACAGCCCGTCGATGGCCTCCTCGGCCATCTCCCTGGCCCGGCTGATCGGCCAGGGCAAGGGCATGTCCGACCTGGTGGAACTCCAGGTACCGAAGGAGATCGTGCTCTCCTCCGAGACGATCACCAAGGAGAACTCGGGCGCCTACCTGAAGCTCGGATTCTGA
- a CDS encoding ABC transporter permease yields MSDTHTTLPAQSPPVDRAETAKVDAPARLSWWRGDGGEGVKRNLGLLATLVVLVVIGILTRPDLYGDPNWVWGNTLTILKLASVVGVVTVGMTFVIIGGGIDLSVGAIVALAGVWCTTVATQSYGAGGMIFSALTVGLAVGVVNGLLVSYGRLVPFIATLAMLVAARGLAAEISDKQTQVSTSSFINGIATTKVLGIPLLVYILIAVVAAGWVLLNRTTFGRRTVAVGGNPEAARLAGINVRRHTVLLYALSGLCCGIAAVMLTAQATSAQAAMANLYELDAIAAAIIGGTLLSGGRGTIIGSLLGVIIFSTITNLFAINNLSAEAQNMVKGGIIVAAVLVQQVQFRSLTQFLARNRATTT; encoded by the coding sequence ATGAGCGATACCCACACCACGCTCCCCGCGCAGTCACCGCCGGTGGACCGGGCGGAGACCGCCAAGGTCGACGCGCCGGCCCGGCTGTCCTGGTGGCGCGGCGACGGCGGGGAGGGCGTGAAACGCAACCTCGGCCTGCTGGCCACGCTGGTGGTGCTGGTGGTCATCGGCATCCTGACCCGCCCCGACCTCTACGGCGACCCGAACTGGGTGTGGGGCAACACGCTCACCATCCTCAAGCTCGCCTCGGTGGTCGGCGTGGTCACCGTCGGCATGACCTTCGTGATCATCGGGGGCGGCATCGACCTGTCGGTCGGCGCGATCGTGGCGCTGGCCGGCGTCTGGTGCACCACTGTCGCCACCCAGAGCTACGGCGCCGGCGGCATGATCTTCAGCGCGCTCACCGTCGGGCTGGCCGTCGGCGTGGTCAACGGTCTGCTCGTCTCGTACGGGCGGCTGGTGCCGTTCATCGCCACGCTGGCCATGCTGGTGGCCGCCCGGGGGCTGGCGGCGGAGATCTCCGACAAGCAGACCCAGGTTTCCACCAGCTCGTTCATCAACGGCATCGCCACCACGAAGGTGCTCGGCATCCCGCTGCTGGTCTACATCCTGATCGCGGTGGTGGCGGCCGGGTGGGTGCTGCTCAACCGGACCACGTTCGGCCGTCGTACGGTGGCGGTCGGCGGCAACCCGGAGGCGGCCCGGCTCGCCGGCATCAACGTACGCCGGCACACCGTGCTGCTCTACGCGCTCTCCGGCCTCTGCTGCGGCATCGCCGCGGTGATGCTGACCGCGCAGGCCACCTCCGCCCAGGCGGCCATGGCCAACCTCTACGAGCTGGACGCGATCGCCGCCGCGATCATCGGCGGCACGCTGCTCAGCGGCGGGCGGGGCACCATCATCGGCTCCCTGCTCGGGGTGATCATCTTCTCCACGATCACCAACCTGTTCGCCATCAACAACCTCTCCGCCGAGGCCCAGAACATGGTCAAGGGCGGCATCATCGTCGCCGCCGTCCTGGTCCAGCAGGTGCAGTTCCGCAGCCTGACCCAGTTCCTCGCCCGCAACCGGGCCACCACCACCTGA
- a CDS encoding flavin reductase encodes MPRYRPHVAARPSWRCRICGAAWPCSPARLALLGEYREDRIALLVHLGTLLCEATADLTVDRDGTTAQGLWQRFVGWARAR; translated from the coding sequence ATGCCCCGGTACCGTCCGCACGTCGCGGCACGCCCGTCCTGGCGCTGCCGGATCTGCGGCGCGGCGTGGCCGTGCTCCCCCGCCCGGCTGGCGCTGCTCGGTGAGTACCGCGAGGACCGGATCGCGCTGCTGGTCCATCTCGGCACGCTGCTGTGCGAGGCCACCGCCGACCTGACCGTCGACCGGGACGGCACCACCGCTCAGGGCCTGTGGCAGCGCTTCGTCGGCTGGGCGCGGGCCCGCTGA
- a CDS encoding NACHT domain-containing protein, translated as MMGRQFSSYGRGPQGHRLVLTLGLASAVLLILVGVSTNLVSEYIAELGLPRPLVIGVFLGCAALALLFTALQLRQQTAQARRSPERRAKERRQALARVTAAMRSALDRALGAVPQLPLVTESRPDLVRHPDALPDAAIGEAGRPKVHEEPLATIFDETGQALLLLGPGGSGKSTLLARLCLDLCERVAPDDATPCVPVLVNLTSWADERRSFEQWLADAIVDTYPGIGPDLARELIEDRALAVLLDGLDEIPTVRHRRRALREIDAFLAAGSCPLAAACRTEDFDGLTTPTGITYAVEVLRPTRERVQEFLTGLGTPAALSVRDVPATDRKWWSMMRSVIMLGIVARVSSVDAHADLVSEGTPSERRRHLMAVYVATLLRRRGGRRGGFAHDDAHRWLAWLATWMTRHGQTEFYVDRLPVDWIRDVSEMEKIKPPARDPVLLVFYMVAAYLLVVEGGTIEIAAPTLTFMTSSMAAVTNAHIHHSSTTEPIRLVWRLRWSWAFPALVVVPFVTLGAWAAVNAADNGVLRVVAYMLLSTPVAMFAYAITPTSAPDQAGLPPGMRLRGSRRRARRGALLVGLPLALVLGVPVVLGARSMTFGLFAVAMMASCLMFACSDICGGVPARQYANLFRALRRTGRGPKDYLGFLDWARERLLLEANGSALRFPHREIQRHLAETWDEGAARVA; from the coding sequence ATGATGGGACGCCAATTCTCGTCGTATGGTCGCGGGCCGCAGGGCCACCGCCTGGTGCTGACGCTCGGGTTGGCGAGCGCCGTCCTGCTCATCCTCGTCGGGGTCTCCACCAACCTGGTGAGCGAATACATCGCCGAGCTGGGTCTGCCCAGACCGTTGGTGATCGGCGTCTTCCTCGGCTGCGCCGCGCTGGCGCTCCTGTTCACCGCCCTGCAACTGCGGCAGCAGACGGCGCAGGCCAGACGGTCCCCCGAACGGCGCGCGAAGGAACGCCGGCAGGCGCTCGCCCGGGTGACGGCCGCCATGCGGTCCGCCCTGGACCGGGCGTTGGGCGCGGTCCCCCAACTGCCCCTCGTCACCGAGTCTCGACCCGACCTGGTCCGGCACCCCGACGCGCTGCCGGACGCGGCGATCGGCGAGGCGGGCCGGCCGAAGGTCCACGAGGAGCCCCTCGCGACGATCTTCGACGAAACCGGCCAGGCGCTGCTCCTGCTCGGCCCGGGCGGCAGCGGCAAGAGCACCCTGCTCGCCCGGCTCTGCCTCGACCTGTGCGAACGGGTGGCCCCGGACGATGCCACCCCGTGCGTTCCCGTGCTGGTGAACCTGACCTCCTGGGCCGACGAGCGGCGGTCGTTCGAGCAGTGGCTGGCCGACGCGATCGTCGACACCTATCCCGGCATCGGCCCGGACCTGGCACGGGAGCTGATCGAGGATCGCGCGCTGGCCGTGCTCCTGGACGGCCTCGACGAAATCCCGACCGTGCGCCATCGCAGGCGGGCGCTGCGTGAGATCGACGCGTTCCTGGCCGCCGGCTCCTGCCCACTGGCCGCCGCCTGCCGCACCGAGGACTTCGACGGGCTCACCACGCCGACCGGCATCACCTACGCCGTCGAGGTCCTTCGCCCCACCCGGGAGCGGGTCCAGGAGTTCCTGACCGGGCTGGGCACGCCCGCGGCCCTCTCGGTGCGGGACGTGCCGGCCACCGACCGGAAGTGGTGGTCGATGATGCGGTCGGTGATCATGTTGGGGATCGTGGCCCGGGTCTCCTCAGTCGACGCGCACGCCGACCTGGTCAGCGAGGGGACGCCGAGTGAACGCCGCAGGCACCTCATGGCGGTCTACGTGGCCACCCTCCTGCGTCGGCGCGGGGGCCGCCGGGGCGGCTTCGCCCACGACGACGCACACCGCTGGCTGGCCTGGCTGGCGACGTGGATGACGCGCCACGGTCAGACGGAGTTCTACGTGGACCGCCTGCCGGTCGACTGGATCCGGGACGTCAGCGAAATGGAGAAGATCAAGCCACCGGCGCGGGATCCGGTGCTCCTCGTGTTCTACATGGTGGCCGCGTACCTGTTGGTGGTCGAGGGTGGGACCATCGAGATCGCCGCGCCGACGCTCACCTTCATGACGTCGAGCATGGCCGCAGTGACGAACGCGCACATCCACCACTCGTCGACGACCGAGCCGATCCGGTTGGTATGGCGGCTCCGCTGGTCCTGGGCCTTCCCGGCGCTGGTCGTGGTGCCGTTCGTCACGCTGGGCGCGTGGGCCGCGGTCAACGCGGCCGACAACGGGGTGCTCCGCGTCGTGGCCTACATGCTGCTCAGCACGCCGGTGGCGATGTTCGCCTACGCCATCACCCCGACCAGCGCGCCGGACCAGGCCGGCCTGCCACCCGGCATGCGGCTGCGCGGGTCACGGCGCCGGGCCCGCCGGGGCGCGCTGCTGGTCGGCCTGCCGCTCGCGCTCGTGCTGGGCGTCCCGGTGGTGCTCGGCGCGCGGAGCATGACGTTCGGCCTGTTCGCCGTAGCCATGATGGCGAGTTGCCTCATGTTCGCGTGCTCGGACATCTGCGGCGGCGTCCCCGCCCGGCAGTACGCCAATCTCTTCCGGGCGCTCCGTCGCACCGGTCGGGGCCCGAAGGACTATCTCGGTTTCCTCGACTGGGCGCGGGAGCGTCTCCTCCTGGAGGCCAACGGCAGCGCGCTGCGCTTCCCGCACCGGGAGATCCAACGCCACCTGGCCGAGACCTGGGACGAGGGAGCGGCGCGGGTCGCGTGA
- a CDS encoding helix-turn-helix domain-containing protein → MELSSMLEHFAEELRLARAANGMSQAALAEALTYSGALVAKVETCERRPSLDFARRCDAVFGVDGRFERIQRRIGREAVVPWFRDWPGIEAEASALRWFEPICVPGLLQTEGYARALLSGGRLFAPDEVEQQVTTRLDRQALLTRERPPLLTFVVDEHVLRRSVGGPEVMREQVRHLVKVGTGLPRVRIHVVPLTVGAYAGVSGPFVIATPPHGEDVVYQEGQLHAQVIDRVDHVRQMVEVWESVRGEALSHQQSLEFLTEVAETWT, encoded by the coding sequence GTGGAACTGTCGTCCATGCTGGAGCACTTCGCCGAGGAACTACGGCTCGCCCGCGCGGCCAACGGCATGTCCCAGGCGGCGTTGGCCGAGGCGCTGACCTATTCCGGCGCGCTGGTGGCCAAGGTGGAGACCTGTGAGCGCCGCCCGAGCCTGGACTTCGCCCGCCGCTGCGACGCGGTGTTCGGCGTCGACGGGCGCTTCGAGCGCATCCAGCGGCGGATCGGCCGGGAGGCCGTGGTGCCGTGGTTCCGCGACTGGCCCGGCATCGAGGCGGAGGCGAGCGCGCTGCGCTGGTTCGAGCCGATCTGCGTGCCGGGCCTGCTCCAGACCGAGGGCTACGCCCGCGCGCTGCTCTCCGGCGGCCGGCTGTTCGCGCCGGACGAGGTGGAGCAGCAGGTGACGACGCGGCTGGACCGCCAGGCGCTGCTGACCCGGGAACGGCCGCCGCTGCTCACCTTCGTCGTCGACGAGCACGTGCTGCGCCGGAGCGTCGGCGGGCCGGAGGTGATGCGCGAGCAGGTGCGCCACCTGGTGAAGGTCGGCACGGGGCTGCCCCGGGTACGGATCCACGTTGTGCCGCTCACTGTCGGTGCCTACGCTGGCGTCAGTGGCCCGTTCGTGATCGCCACCCCGCCGCACGGCGAGGACGTGGTCTACCAGGAGGGGCAGCTCCACGCGCAGGTGATCGACCGCGTCGACCACGTGCGGCAGATGGTCGAGGTGTGGGAGTCGGTCCGCGGTGAGGCACTGTCGCACCAGCAGTCCCTCGAATTCCTGACGGAGGTGGCGGAGACATGGACCTGA